A region of Channa argus isolate prfri chromosome 8, Channa argus male v1.0, whole genome shotgun sequence DNA encodes the following proteins:
- the zranb2 gene encoding zinc finger Ran-binding domain-containing protein 2 isoform X1: protein MSGKSFRVSDGDWICPDKKCGNVNFARRTSCNRCGREKTTEAKMMKAGGTEIGKTLAEKSRGLFSANDWQCKTCGNVNWARRSECNMCNTPKYAKLEERTGYGGGFNERENVEYIEREESDGEYDEFGRKKKKYRGKSNSTSSSKEPEKKEVPKQEEDEEEEEEDGDLSKYKLDDDDDEEEDGDLSKYDLNASDEDDKPTKKKSSHSGSSRSRSSSLSSSSSSRSRSRSRSRSSSSSRSGSRSRSHSRSSSRSGKGSSPRKRSRSPSSSPERSQKRSRSRSSSEGRKRRRSRSRSSERFGFLWNTTMALITISHLPPCLWEFKFTKYVHILPRFLCVIFDPIFVLCIHI, encoded by the exons ATGTCGGGGAAGAGTTTTCGAGTGAGCGATGGGGACTGGATTTGTCCCGATAAAAA GTGTGGAAATGTGAATTTTGCCAGAAGAACTAGTTGTAACAGATGTGGCAGGG aAAAAACCACAGAGGCAAAGATGATGAAAGCAGGAGGAACAGAGATTGGGAAAACCCTCGCTGAAAAAAGCCGAGGCCTCTTCAGTGCAAATGATTGGCAATGCAAAAC ATGTGGCAACGTGAATTGGGCTAGACGGTCAGAGTGCAACATGTGTAACACACCGAAATATGCCAAGCTTGAAGAAAGAACAG GTTATGGTGGAGGGTTCAATGAAAGGGAGAATGTGGAATACATTGAAAGGGAGGAATCTGATGGTGAATATGATGAA TTTggtaggaaaaagaaaaagtatcgTGGGAAGAGCAACAGCACATCTTCCTCAAAAgaacctgaaaagaaagaagtcccgaaacaggaggaggatgaggaagaagaagaggaagatggTGATCTTTCCAAGTACAAACTGGAT gatgatgatgatgaagaggaagatggagaCTTGTCGAAGTATGACTTGAATGCCAGTGATGAAGACGACAAGCcgacaaagaaaaagagcagcCACTCTGGGTCGTCCCGTTCACGCtcatcttctctctcctccagcTCCAGTTCACGGTCGAGGTCCAG gtccCGCTCTAGAAGCTCATCCAGTTCCAGGTCTGGATCTCGTTCGAGGTCCCACTCCAG ATCCAGCTCCAGGTCTGGAAAAGGCTCCTCTCCCCGGAAGAGGTCTCGCTCACCTTCCTCCTCACCTGAGAGGAGCCAGAAGCGCAGTCGCTCCAGGTCCTCATCAGAAGGGAGGAAACGGAGGCGTTCTAGATCACGTTCGTCCGAAAGGTTTGGGTTTCTGTGGAATACCACAATGGCACTGATTACCATTAGCCATCTGCCGCCTTGTTTATGGGAAttcaaatttacaaaatatgttCACATCTTGCCCcgttttctttgtgttatttttgaccctatatttgttttatgtattcatATCTAA
- the zranb2 gene encoding zinc finger Ran-binding domain-containing protein 2 isoform X2, whose product MSGKSFRVSDGDWICPDKKCGNVNFARRTSCNRCGREKTTEAKMMKAGGTEIGKTLAEKSRGLFSANDWQCKTCGNVNWARRSECNMCNTPKYAKLEERTGYGGGFNERENVEYIEREESDGEYDEFGRKKKKYRGKSNSTSSSKEPEKKEVPKQEEDEEEEEEDGDLSKYKLDDDDDEEEDGDLSKYDLNASDEDDKPTKKKSSHSGSSRSRSSSLSSSSSSRSRSRSRSRSSSSSRSGSRSRSHSRSSSRSGKGSSPRKRSRSPSSSPERSQKRSRSRSSSEGRKRRRSRSRSSERRSGQSSGSSHSGSSSKKK is encoded by the exons ATGTCGGGGAAGAGTTTTCGAGTGAGCGATGGGGACTGGATTTGTCCCGATAAAAA GTGTGGAAATGTGAATTTTGCCAGAAGAACTAGTTGTAACAGATGTGGCAGGG aAAAAACCACAGAGGCAAAGATGATGAAAGCAGGAGGAACAGAGATTGGGAAAACCCTCGCTGAAAAAAGCCGAGGCCTCTTCAGTGCAAATGATTGGCAATGCAAAAC ATGTGGCAACGTGAATTGGGCTAGACGGTCAGAGTGCAACATGTGTAACACACCGAAATATGCCAAGCTTGAAGAAAGAACAG GTTATGGTGGAGGGTTCAATGAAAGGGAGAATGTGGAATACATTGAAAGGGAGGAATCTGATGGTGAATATGATGAA TTTggtaggaaaaagaaaaagtatcgTGGGAAGAGCAACAGCACATCTTCCTCAAAAgaacctgaaaagaaagaagtcccgaaacaggaggaggatgaggaagaagaagaggaagatggTGATCTTTCCAAGTACAAACTGGAT gatgatgatgatgaagaggaagatggagaCTTGTCGAAGTATGACTTGAATGCCAGTGATGAAGACGACAAGCcgacaaagaaaaagagcagcCACTCTGGGTCGTCCCGTTCACGCtcatcttctctctcctccagcTCCAGTTCACGGTCGAGGTCCAG gtccCGCTCTAGAAGCTCATCCAGTTCCAGGTCTGGATCTCGTTCGAGGTCCCACTCCAG ATCCAGCTCCAGGTCTGGAAAAGGCTCCTCTCCCCGGAAGAGGTCTCGCTCACCTTCCTCCTCACCTGAGAGGAGCCAGAAGCGCAGTCGCTCCAGGTCCTCATCAGAAGGGAGGAAACGGAGGCGTTCTAGATCACGTTCGTCCGAAAG GCGCAGTGGCCAGTCCTCTGGATCCTCCCATTCTGGCTCCAgttcaaaaaagaaataa